TGGTAGCTATTATAATTATTGCCTTCTTAGTTGGCGTAGCAGTGCTTTCAAGTGGTGCCGCGTCTGACAAACAAAGGCTACAAGGATTGTTTCTGGCCTGCGAAATATAAAAAATGCATCAATAATGTATTATACAGATAACGGCTATAGGCCACTTACGTCAGCTACTAACACACAAAACGACCCAGTTAAGGATCCTTATGCTAAAAGTACTAAAGATG
This sequence is a window from Synergistaceae bacterium. Protein-coding genes within it:
- a CDS encoding type II secretion system protein, coding for MFKNGSVYGLWRWPNCSKGFTLVELLVAIIIIAFLVGVAVLSSGAASDKQRLQGLFLACEI